The Palleronia sp. THAF1 genome window below encodes:
- a CDS encoding 4a-hydroxytetrahydrobiopterin dehydratase: protein MSDKLEGQARTEALARLAERGWSEVEGRDAITKDYKFADFIEAFGWMTRAAIHAQAVDHHPEWSNVYNRVSVTLTSHDVKGLSARDIDLAEKMDALT from the coding sequence ATGAGCGACAAGCTAGAAGGCCAAGCGCGCACGGAGGCGCTGGCGAGGTTGGCCGAACGAGGATGGTCAGAGGTCGAAGGTCGAGACGCGATCACCAAGGACTACAAGTTCGCCGACTTCATCGAGGCCTTCGGTTGGATGACGCGCGCCGCGATCCATGCGCAGGCCGTCGACCATCACCCAGAGTGGTCGAACGTCTACAATCGCGTTTCCGTTACCTTGACGAGCCACGACGTAAAGGGTTTGAGCGCGCGAGATATAGACTTGGCCGAAAAGATGGACGCGCTGACGTGA
- a CDS encoding HlyD family type I secretion periplasmic adaptor subunit: MSWSARGPILLGLFTLLLLVAGFGSWAAFSQISGAVVVSGQIEVDQNRQIVQHPDGGVVEQVLVREGDTVEAGDLLVVLDTKLLDSQLTAARAQLNELRARRARLEAEQADSEAITFPDDLLALADLEPEVADLVTGQRDLFEARRETAKMTLGQLERRRAQIDRQIDGLGAQEESLREQVSLIGEELESQQTLLDRGLAQASRVLSLRREAARLQGQIGELIAGRAEAGERISEIDNQVLVYTVQRREQAITELRDLRVRQTEIAERVAGLAEQRARTAITAPVGGVVYDMSVFGPQAVVTPAAPVLYIVPQDRALVIQARVPPIHIDQVSEGQEVILRFPAFDARTTPELSGQVILVSADAFVDDTSQAAFYRAELVLSPGEIDKLPEGLSLIPGMPVEAYLRTADRTPIAYLTKPLTDYFTRAFREG, encoded by the coding sequence ATGAGTTGGTCCGCCCGCGGCCCCATTCTGCTGGGTCTCTTCACCTTGCTGCTGTTGGTCGCCGGCTTCGGATCTTGGGCGGCGTTTTCGCAGATTTCCGGTGCGGTCGTCGTGTCCGGTCAGATCGAGGTCGATCAGAACCGCCAGATCGTGCAGCACCCCGACGGCGGCGTCGTGGAACAGGTGTTGGTGCGGGAGGGCGATACCGTCGAGGCAGGCGATCTGCTGGTGGTTCTGGATACCAAGCTGCTCGACAGCCAGCTGACCGCCGCGCGCGCACAACTGAATGAGCTTCGCGCCCGCCGCGCCCGGCTGGAAGCCGAGCAGGCGGATTCGGAGGCAATTACCTTTCCCGACGACCTGCTGGCTTTGGCCGATCTCGAACCCGAGGTCGCCGATCTTGTCACGGGCCAGCGCGATCTGTTCGAAGCGCGGCGCGAGACGGCGAAGATGACGCTGGGCCAGCTTGAACGTCGCCGCGCCCAGATCGACCGCCAGATCGACGGGCTTGGCGCGCAGGAAGAATCGCTGCGCGAGCAGGTGTCGCTGATCGGCGAAGAACTGGAGAGCCAGCAAACGCTGCTGGATCGGGGTCTTGCACAGGCCAGTCGCGTCCTGTCGCTGCGCCGGGAGGCGGCGCGCTTGCAGGGCCAGATCGGCGAATTGATCGCAGGCCGGGCCGAGGCGGGTGAGCGAATTTCCGAGATCGACAATCAAGTGCTGGTCTACACCGTTCAGCGCCGCGAGCAGGCGATCACCGAACTGCGCGACCTGCGCGTGCGCCAGACCGAGATCGCAGAGCGCGTCGCCGGTCTGGCCGAACAACGTGCCCGCACAGCGATCACGGCTCCTGTCGGCGGCGTGGTCTACGACATGAGCGTCTTCGGCCCGCAGGCCGTGGTCACACCCGCTGCGCCGGTTCTATACATCGTGCCGCAGGACCGCGCGCTGGTTATCCAGGCCCGCGTGCCGCCGATTCACATCGATCAGGTGTCAGAGGGGCAAGAGGTCATCCTGCGCTTCCCCGCCTTCGATGCGCGCACGACGCCGGAACTATCCGGGCAGGTGATCCTGGTATCCGCGGACGCATTTGTCGACGATACCAGCCAAGCGGCGTTCTACCGCGCCGAACTGGTGCTGTCTCCGGGAGAGATCGACAAGCTGCCCGAAGGACTGTCGCTGATCCCCGGCATGCCGGTAGAGGCGTATCTGCGCACCGCCGACCGCACGCCCATCGCCTACCTGACCAAGCCTCTGACCGACTATTTCACCCGTGCCTTCCGCGAAGGTTGA
- a CDS encoding glycerophosphodiester phosphodiesterase family protein has product MTLPADCLARPFAHRGLHDRRNGVIENTRSAFDAAVAQGYGIELDVQMSRDGVPVVFHDPRLDRLTDLEGPVRSLTAEQLATVRLTGSDDVILPLADVLAQIGDRVPVLVEIKDQTCDLGPEQAVGQVVAEVARGGARLAVMSFRHTYIHALDWLPAGVHLGLTTEGDGPIEGWRDALDFISHDHTTLSSAAVAQVKQHGGSVLCWTIRGQQQADAALQYADQITFEGFAPA; this is encoded by the coding sequence ATGACACTTCCCGCTGATTGCCTTGCCCGACCCTTTGCGCATCGCGGGCTGCACGACCGCCGGAACGGCGTGATCGAGAACACCCGCTCCGCTTTCGATGCCGCCGTGGCGCAGGGCTATGGGATCGAACTGGACGTGCAGATGTCGCGCGATGGTGTGCCGGTGGTGTTCCACGATCCCCGGCTGGATCGCCTGACTGATCTGGAAGGGCCCGTGCGCAGCCTGACCGCCGAACAACTGGCCACCGTGCGGCTGACCGGGTCGGACGATGTGATCTTGCCGCTGGCCGATGTTTTGGCGCAGATCGGTGACCGTGTGCCGGTGCTGGTCGAGATCAAGGATCAGACCTGCGACCTGGGTCCAGAACAGGCCGTCGGGCAGGTGGTGGCCGAAGTTGCGCGCGGCGGGGCGCGGCTGGCGGTGATGTCGTTCCGGCACACCTACATTCACGCGCTCGACTGGCTACCCGCCGGGGTGCATCTGGGGCTGACGACCGAGGGGGACGGCCCCATCGAGGGCTGGCGCGACGCGCTGGACTTCATCAGCCACGACCACACTACCCTATCCTCCGCTGCCGTGGCGCAGGTGAAGCAGCACGGTGGATCGGTGCTGTGCTGGACCATCCGCGGCCAACAACAGGCCGACGCAGCGCTGCAATATGCCGATCAGATCACGTTCGAAGGTTTCGCGCCCGCTTGA
- a CDS encoding GNAT family N-acetyltransferase — translation MSDQPQIAVSSHHSLTAIDAADWDACANPDGGVPVDPFTTHRFLKALEVSGSVGPGTGWSPHYLTAEADGQIIACAPLYAKGHSQGEYVFDHSWAHAYERAGGSYYPKLQIAAPFTPATGRRFLTHPDHDEIGYAALVEGAVRIADQNDIATLHATFCTEAEAQAGVEMGLLHRLGQQYHWIDEDYGDFDGFLAALSSRKRKTIRKERRSAQEAGLEIVHLTGDELKPHHWDAFWQFYQDTGARKWGTPYLTRAFFEEAQANLRDDMLLMLALDEGTPIAGALNFIGRDTLYGRYWGCIEDVPFLHFELCYYQAIDWALAHGRTRVEAGAQGEHKIARGYLPHAVHSLHWIADPGFRTAVEQFLTAERRAVDEEIEVLTSYGPFRKDKGEPE, via the coding sequence ATGTCCGACCAGCCGCAGATCGCCGTTTCCAGCCACCACAGCCTGACCGCCATCGACGCGGCCGACTGGGATGCCTGCGCGAACCCGGATGGCGGGGTGCCGGTCGATCCCTTTACGACGCACCGCTTTCTGAAGGCGCTGGAGGTTTCGGGCTCTGTCGGGCCGGGCACCGGCTGGTCACCGCATTACCTGACGGCCGAGGCCGATGGGCAGATCATCGCCTGCGCGCCGCTTTACGCCAAGGGACACAGTCAGGGTGAATATGTCTTCGACCATTCATGGGCCCATGCCTATGAGCGCGCGGGCGGCAGCTACTACCCGAAGCTTCAGATCGCCGCGCCGTTCACGCCGGCCACGGGGCGGCGGTTCCTGACGCACCCGGACCACGATGAGATCGGCTATGCCGCTTTGGTCGAGGGCGCGGTGCGCATCGCCGATCAGAATGACATCGCCACCCTGCATGCGACCTTCTGCACAGAGGCCGAGGCGCAGGCGGGTGTTGAGATGGGCCTTCTGCACCGCCTTGGCCAGCAGTATCACTGGATCGACGAGGATTACGGCGACTTCGACGGCTTCCTTGCCGCTTTGTCATCGCGCAAGCGCAAGACGATCCGCAAGGAACGCCGCTCTGCGCAAGAGGCCGGGCTGGAGATCGTGCATCTGACCGGCGATGAGCTGAAGCCTCACCATTGGGATGCCTTCTGGCAGTTCTACCAGGACACCGGCGCGCGGAAGTGGGGCACACCCTATTTGACGCGCGCGTTCTTCGAGGAAGCGCAGGCGAACCTGCGCGATGACATGTTGCTGATGCTCGCGCTGGACGAAGGCACGCCGATTGCCGGTGCTCTGAACTTCATCGGTCGCGATACACTCTATGGCCGCTATTGGGGCTGTATCGAGGACGTGCCGTTCCTGCATTTCGAGCTGTGTTACTATCAGGCCATCGACTGGGCGCTGGCGCATGGTCGCACACGGGTCGAGGCGGGCGCGCAGGGCGAGCATAAAATCGCGCGCGGCTACCTACCCCACGCGGTGCACTCGCTGCACTGGATTGCCGATCCGGGGTTCCGCACGGCAGTCGAGCAGTTTCTAACCGCCGAACGTCGCGCGGTGGACGAAGAGATAGAGGTTCTGACCAGCTACGGTCCGTTCCGAAAGGACAAGGGAGAGCCGGAATGA
- a CDS encoding lytic transglycosylase domain-containing protein, translated as MRAIVFSVLICLGLPAQAQTPARSGFDDGISAAMEAVRGGRWLAAETAASRAGPVAGDIVDWLWLREGFGDFEAALAFVKRNPDWPGLSGLRANAEQHLPTGDLSEETAGDVLAFFGDATPVTGQGVTALVDAYRVLGRDGDASGTAALAWVERSMTGRAEQRLLKLYPNVLEPLEAERAEQMFWNGSESALARSVERLDGDLAAVVQARLSALRGSDAAAVAEDLDTAQRGDAGLAYRAFRQALARDRDSEAIALLRRQSTEAARLGDPASWGGYREDLARALMREGDYDTAYAVASPHWLTEGSDYAALEWLSGFLALRFLDRPEDALRHFERMRAAVFTPISLGRGHYWVGRAHEALGQEDEAAAAYAAGALHQTSFYGLLAAERIGAGADPDLIDPPEAPPLEEVSFRDSSVLEAALILQAAGERNYAETFFTHLADDLDADEVAALGDLVLSLGEPHIAVRVAKRAAQNGIVIPRAYFPVVDLGLEEMPVSEELALAIARRESEFDPVVSSRVGAGGLMQLMPGTAQDVTRELGIRYSRDRLYADPTYNARLGTAYLAGLERRFGVNPVLVSAGYNAGPGRPLQWMDRRGDPREQDVDVIDWIEMIPFDETRNYVMRVAESLPVYRARLGRPDATIDLTSALKGR; from the coding sequence ATGCGTGCAATTGTATTTTCAGTGCTGATCTGTTTGGGCCTTCCGGCCCAAGCGCAGACCCCCGCCCGGTCCGGTTTTGACGACGGCATTTCTGCCGCGATGGAAGCTGTCAGGGGCGGGCGGTGGCTCGCCGCCGAAACAGCGGCGTCGCGGGCGGGGCCTGTCGCCGGTGATATCGTGGATTGGCTGTGGCTGCGCGAAGGCTTCGGCGATTTCGAAGCGGCGCTGGCTTTCGTGAAGCGCAATCCCGATTGGCCCGGCCTGTCGGGGCTGCGCGCGAATGCCGAACAGCACCTGCCCACGGGCGATCTGTCCGAAGAAACGGCGGGTGACGTGCTTGCTTTCTTCGGCGATGCCACCCCCGTGACGGGCCAGGGCGTGACAGCGCTGGTCGATGCCTACCGCGTGTTGGGTCGCGATGGCGACGCAAGCGGCACCGCGGCGCTGGCGTGGGTCGAGCGGTCGATGACAGGGCGCGCAGAGCAGCGGCTGCTGAAGTTGTATCCAAATGTCTTGGAGCCGCTGGAAGCCGAACGTGCGGAGCAGATGTTCTGGAACGGCTCTGAAAGCGCTTTGGCGCGCAGTGTCGAGCGCTTGGATGGGGATCTGGCCGCCGTGGTGCAGGCGCGACTGAGTGCCTTGCGGGGCAGCGATGCCGCGGCCGTTGCCGAAGACTTGGACACCGCGCAGCGTGGCGATGCGGGACTGGCCTACCGCGCCTTCCGGCAGGCTTTAGCGCGTGACCGTGATTCGGAAGCGATCGCGCTGCTGCGCCGGCAGTCCACCGAAGCCGCACGACTGGGCGATCCGGCGAGCTGGGGCGGTTACCGCGAAGATCTGGCGCGTGCACTGATGCGGGAAGGTGACTACGATACCGCCTACGCCGTCGCATCTCCCCACTGGCTGACCGAAGGGTCGGACTACGCCGCGTTGGAGTGGCTGTCGGGCTTCCTGGCGCTGCGGTTCCTTGATCGCCCCGAGGATGCGCTGCGTCACTTCGAGCGGATGCGCGCAGCGGTGTTTACCCCGATCTCTTTGGGGCGGGGACACTACTGGGTGGGCCGGGCGCATGAAGCCTTGGGGCAAGAGGATGAAGCCGCCGCAGCCTATGCGGCAGGAGCGCTGCACCAGACCAGCTTCTACGGCCTGCTCGCCGCCGAACGTATCGGCGCGGGCGCCGATCCCGACCTGATCGACCCGCCCGAAGCGCCACCGCTGGAAGAGGTTTCGTTTCGCGACAGCAGCGTTCTGGAGGCCGCGCTGATCCTTCAAGCGGCGGGTGAGCGGAACTATGCGGAAACATTCTTCACCCATCTTGCCGATGATCTAGATGCGGATGAGGTTGCGGCGCTGGGCGATCTGGTTCTGTCCTTGGGCGAGCCGCATATCGCCGTGCGGGTCGCGAAGCGTGCGGCGCAGAACGGGATCGTTATCCCGCGCGCCTACTTCCCGGTCGTCGACCTGGGACTGGAAGAAATGCCGGTCTCGGAAGAGCTGGCTTTGGCCATCGCGCGGCGCGAAAGCGAGTTCGATCCCGTGGTCTCGTCTCGCGTGGGTGCGGGCGGGTTGATGCAGCTTATGCCCGGCACAGCGCAGGATGTGACGCGTGAGTTGGGCATTCGCTATTCGCGCGACCGGCTCTATGCCGATCCGACCTACAACGCGCGCCTTGGCACGGCCTATCTGGCGGGGCTGGAGCGTCGGTTCGGCGTGAACCCGGTCTTGGTGTCGGCAGGCTACAACGCTGGTCCGGGCCGTCCCTTGCAGTGGATGGATCGGCGCGGCGATCCGCGTGAGCAGGATGTGGATGTGATCGACTGGATCGAGATGATCCCCTTCGACGAGACCCGAAACTACGTCATGCGCGTCGCCGAATCGTTGCCGGTCTATCGCGCCCGGCTTGGGCGACCCGACGCCACCATCGACCTGACCAGTGCGCTGAAGGGTCGTTGA
- a CDS encoding Fpg/Nei family DNA glycosylase, with translation MPELPEAEANRRRIERDCLNRTIEAVTLSDDVEYIDLPGDNERGRLVGRQFTETRRHGKLIFAGSAAGPWIVVHLGMTGELYAFDEGEREPPDYTKLLIAFEGTRRLAYRCPRKLGWVRVIDDPDAFLNDEGWGPDALGIERDVFRAVIGGTNGAVKSALMAQKKVAGIGNLWSDEMLYRTGIAPDRNANELEDAQIDALFDAMHEVLNAVSDTDADYAQLPNDWIIHHREDGGACPKCDGTIRKSKVGGRSAFACDSHQT, from the coding sequence ATGCCAGAACTGCCCGAAGCCGAAGCCAATCGCCGCCGGATCGAACGCGACTGCCTCAACCGCACCATCGAGGCGGTGACGCTGTCCGATGACGTCGAATACATCGACCTGCCGGGCGACAACGAGCGCGGACGGCTGGTCGGGCGGCAGTTCACCGAGACGCGGCGCCACGGCAAACTGATCTTTGCGGGCTCGGCCGCGGGCCCTTGGATCGTTGTACATCTGGGGATGACCGGCGAGCTATACGCCTTCGACGAGGGCGAGCGTGAGCCACCGGACTACACCAAGCTGTTGATAGCGTTCGAGGGAACGCGCCGGCTGGCCTATCGCTGCCCGCGCAAGCTGGGCTGGGTGAGGGTGATCGACGATCCCGATGCGTTTCTGAACGATGAGGGCTGGGGGCCGGATGCGCTGGGTATTGAGCGCGATGTGTTCCGTGCCGTGATCGGCGGAACGAACGGCGCGGTGAAGTCGGCGCTGATGGCGCAGAAGAAGGTGGCCGGAATCGGCAACCTGTGGTCGGACGAGATGCTGTATCGCACGGGCATTGCGCCGGATCGGAATGCCAACGAGCTTGAAGACGCGCAGATCGACGCGCTGTTCGACGCGATGCATGAAGTGCTGAATGCAGTGTCGGATACCGATGCCGATTATGCTCAGCTGCCGAACGATTGGATCATTCACCACCGCGAAGACGGCGGGGCCTGTCCGAAGTGCGATGGCACGATCCGCAAGTCCAAGGTTGGCGGGCGTTCGGCCTTCGCGTGCGACAGCCACCAGACCTAG
- a CDS encoding type I secretion system permease/ATPase: MAGRADLSRGRAELAQVRSESRGLFLAVGLFSMLVNLLMLTGPLFMLQVYDRVLGSRSESTLVALTLLMAFLFIMMGLLDLARSRILGRIGARFQSRLDRRVFEATVRAAATNPDANVRNYLSDLESVQRLLASPVLTALFDLPWTPLFLALIFIFHPLLGWLALGALIVLTGIAALNQLLSKGVQSQAQMAQVQAHRMSEQVRQEAEMVRSLGMQDAAFSRWQDLRERALTQSMTGTETTGGFTVLTRTSRIFLQSLMLALGAWLVLQEQLTPGGMIAASIMMGRALAPIDQALGQWPLVQRARQGWAGLAELLSAQGQEPARTALPRPSAHLVVDQITVIPPGQPQASLRMVSFEVKPGQALGVIGQSGSGKSTLARALTGVWRSAGGKIRLGGAALDQYEPDTLGQHIGYLPQRVQLFDGTIAENIARLSPQVSSEAVVKAAQKAAAHEMILKLPQGYDTPVSSAGGRLSGGQMQRIGLARAMYGDPVLLVLDEPNSNLDNEGTQALNIAIAEMKASGGAVVLMAHRPSAIAGCDTLVMLENGMRRAFGPRDEVLRQVTQNHRQITADPGGVS, from the coding sequence ATGGCGGGACGGGCGGATCTAAGCAGGGGGCGGGCTGAACTGGCGCAGGTCCGGTCCGAAAGCCGCGGCCTGTTCCTGGCTGTCGGCCTGTTTTCCATGTTAGTGAACCTGCTGATGCTGACGGGTCCGCTGTTCATGCTGCAGGTCTATGACCGCGTTTTGGGCTCTCGGTCCGAATCCACCCTGGTGGCGCTGACGCTCCTGATGGCGTTCCTGTTCATCATGATGGGCCTCTTGGATCTTGCGCGCAGCCGCATCCTTGGCCGCATCGGGGCGCGGTTTCAGTCCCGGCTGGACCGGCGGGTGTTCGAAGCAACGGTGCGCGCGGCCGCCACGAACCCCGACGCGAACGTCCGAAATTACCTGAGCGATCTGGAATCGGTGCAACGCCTTCTGGCCTCCCCGGTTCTGACCGCGCTGTTCGACCTTCCTTGGACGCCCCTTTTCCTTGCGCTGATCTTTATCTTCCACCCTTTGCTGGGTTGGCTGGCGCTTGGCGCGCTGATCGTTCTGACGGGGATCGCGGCCCTGAACCAGCTTCTGTCCAAAGGCGTTCAATCGCAGGCGCAAATGGCTCAGGTTCAGGCGCACCGAATGTCCGAACAGGTCCGGCAAGAGGCTGAAATGGTGCGCTCTCTTGGCATGCAGGATGCCGCGTTCTCGCGCTGGCAGGACCTGCGCGAGCGTGCATTGACCCAGTCGATGACGGGTACCGAGACGACGGGTGGCTTCACGGTTCTGACGCGCACGTCGCGCATCTTTCTGCAATCTCTGATGCTCGCATTGGGCGCGTGGCTTGTTCTGCAAGAGCAACTGACACCGGGCGGCATGATTGCAGCCTCTATTATGATGGGTCGTGCATTGGCGCCCATCGACCAAGCGCTTGGGCAATGGCCCTTGGTGCAGCGCGCGCGACAGGGCTGGGCCGGGCTGGCCGAATTGCTCAGCGCTCAGGGTCAGGAACCCGCGCGCACCGCACTGCCGCGCCCCTCTGCGCATCTTGTGGTGGATCAGATCACGGTGATCCCGCCGGGCCAGCCGCAAGCGTCGCTGCGCATGGTCTCGTTCGAGGTGAAGCCGGGGCAGGCGCTGGGCGTTATCGGCCAGTCAGGCTCTGGCAAATCCACCCTTGCACGGGCGCTGACCGGAGTGTGGCGCAGCGCGGGCGGCAAGATCCGCCTCGGCGGCGCCGCGCTGGATCAGTATGAGCCCGATACTCTGGGTCAGCACATCGGCTATCTGCCCCAGCGCGTGCAGCTGTTCGACGGCACCATCGCCGAGAATATCGCGCGCCTTAGCCCGCAGGTATCGTCCGAGGCTGTGGTGAAAGCCGCGCAGAAGGCAGCGGCGCATGAGATGATCCTGAAGCTGCCGCAGGGCTATGACACGCCGGTTTCCAGCGCGGGCGGGCGGCTGTCGGGCGGGCAGATGCAGCGGATCGGACTTGCCCGCGCCATGTATGGCGATCCGGTGCTGCTGGTGCTGGATGAGCCGAACTCAAACCTCGACAACGAGGGAACGCAGGCGCTGAACATCGCTATTGCTGAGATGAAGGCATCGGGCGGCGCGGTCGTGCTGATGGCGCATCGTCCGTCCGCCATCGCCGGGTGCGATACGCTGGTGATGCTGGAAAACGGAATGCGCCGCGCGTTCGGTCCCCGCGATGAGGTGTTGCGGCAGGTCACGCAGAACCACCGCCAGATCACCGCCGATCCCGGAGGCGTCTCATGA
- a CDS encoding mechanosensitive ion channel family protein, with amino-acid sequence MDFLDPILNPILNFSLGDQTIGDILTLDFLLSIAGNVLSAIFILLVGYTIAGWVKRRIRSIGTARPDMDTTLFNFLGNLARYAILAFTFLFVLNTFGVQTTSIVAAIGAAGLAIGLALQGTLTNIAAGVMIIFFRPIKEGDFVEVNGQMGTVKEVTLNFTELASIGNVQIIIPNKDVWGNTIVNYSVYPHRRAEWTFGVGYGVNLADAERVIRETVLGDKRTMTDEDLWLQVNNLNDSSVDFMCRAWVDADDYFAYQADIKRKVKEALDAEGLDIPFPTRTIVHHIPESGGDETERSDDPETSEDSAKADEELT; translated from the coding sequence ATGGATTTCCTAGACCCCATTCTGAACCCGATCCTGAACTTCTCGCTTGGGGACCAGACCATCGGCGACATTCTGACGCTGGACTTCCTGCTGTCGATCGCTGGCAATGTCCTGTCCGCGATCTTCATCCTGCTTGTGGGGTACACGATCGCTGGGTGGGTCAAGCGCCGCATCCGGTCCATCGGCACCGCCCGGCCGGACATGGACACGACGCTGTTCAACTTCCTGGGCAACCTTGCACGCTACGCGATCCTCGCATTCACGTTCCTCTTTGTTCTGAACACCTTCGGGGTGCAGACGACCAGTATCGTCGCGGCCATCGGTGCCGCCGGTCTGGCCATCGGCCTGGCATTGCAGGGCACGCTGACAAACATCGCGGCGGGCGTGATGATCATCTTCTTCCGGCCCATCAAAGAAGGCGATTTCGTCGAGGTGAACGGCCAGATGGGCACGGTGAAGGAAGTCACGCTGAACTTCACGGAACTGGCCAGCATCGGCAACGTGCAGATCATCATCCCGAACAAGGACGTGTGGGGGAACACCATCGTCAACTACTCTGTCTACCCGCATCGGCGGGCAGAGTGGACGTTTGGCGTGGGTTACGGTGTGAACCTTGCCGATGCCGAACGGGTCATCCGAGAGACTGTTCTGGGCGATAAGCGCACCATGACGGACGAGGATCTGTGGCTGCAGGTGAACAATCTCAACGACAGCTCGGTCGATTTCATGTGCCGCGCTTGGGTCGATGCGGATGACTATTTCGCCTATCAGGCCGACATCAAGCGCAAGGTGAAAGAGGCGCTGGACGCCGAGGGTCTGGATATTCCGTTCCCGACGCGCACCATCGTGCATCACATCCCGGAGTCGGGGGGGGACGAGACCGAGCGCTCGGACGATCCCGAGACCTCGGAAGACAGCGCAAAGGCAGACGAAGAGCTGACCTGA
- a CDS encoding RidA family protein, translated as MGKIDDRLNELGITLPDAPAPAANYVPFLFMGDLLYVSGQISAGPDGLMTGICNGPEDIDAGVAAARACALSLLAQVRKACDGDLDRLVQVVKLTGFVASTPEFTDQPKVVNGASDLMAEVLGDAGRHTRSAVGVAALPMGVRVEIEGIFQIA; from the coding sequence ATGGGCAAGATCGACGACAGACTGAATGAACTGGGCATCACACTGCCCGACGCACCCGCCCCGGCGGCCAACTACGTGCCATTCCTGTTTATGGGCGACCTTCTGTACGTATCCGGTCAGATCAGCGCCGGGCCGGACGGCCTGATGACCGGTATCTGTAACGGACCGGAAGATATCGACGCGGGAGTGGCCGCGGCACGCGCCTGTGCGCTGTCCTTGTTGGCTCAGGTGCGCAAGGCTTGCGATGGGGATCTCGACCGACTGGTGCAGGTGGTGAAATTGACCGGCTTCGTCGCCTCTACGCCCGAGTTCACCGACCAACCCAAGGTCGTGAACGGCGCGTCCGACCTGATGGCCGAAGTGCTGGGCGACGCAGGGCGGCACACCCGCTCTGCCGTCGGCGTCGCGGCCCTGCCAATGGGCGTGCGGGTCGAGATCGAGGGTATCTTCCAGATCGCATGA
- the dapA gene encoding 4-hydroxy-tetrahydrodipicolinate synthase, protein MFHGSIVALVTPFKDGKLDLDALKRLVDWHVEEGTSGIVPVGTTGETPTLSHSEHETVVAEVVKHANGRVKVMAGAGSNNTVEAIRLAKHAQDVGADGALVVTPYYNKPTQAGLYAHFQAVHDATDIPIVIYNIPGRSIVDMSPATMGELAKLPRIVGVKDSTGDVVRVSEQRITCGADFIQLSGEDASALGFNIHGGVGCISVTANVAPKLCADFQKLMADGDWMAARDLHDRLMPLHEAVFTEPGLVGAKYALSLLGRCQDEVRLPLVPLTEGTRLVMKSTMERLGLIG, encoded by the coding sequence ATGTTTCACGGGTCCATCGTCGCACTGGTCACGCCGTTCAAGGACGGCAAGCTGGATCTCGACGCCCTGAAACGGCTGGTGGACTGGCATGTCGAAGAGGGCACCAGCGGCATCGTGCCCGTCGGCACCACCGGTGAGACACCCACGCTTAGCCATTCTGAGCATGAGACCGTAGTGGCCGAAGTGGTCAAGCATGCCAACGGGCGCGTGAAGGTCATGGCGGGCGCCGGGTCCAACAACACGGTCGAGGCGATCAGGCTGGCCAAGCACGCGCAGGACGTGGGCGCGGACGGCGCGCTGGTCGTCACACCCTACTACAACAAGCCCACGCAAGCGGGGCTCTACGCGCATTTCCAAGCCGTGCACGACGCCACCGACATCCCGATCGTGATCTACAACATCCCCGGTCGGTCCATCGTCGATATGTCACCCGCCACCATGGGCGAACTGGCGAAACTGCCGCGCATCGTGGGCGTGAAGGACTCCACCGGCGATGTCGTGCGCGTGTCCGAGCAGCGGATCACCTGCGGCGCCGATTTCATCCAGCTATCGGGGGAAGACGCATCAGCCCTTGGCTTCAACATCCACGGCGGCGTCGGCTGTATTTCCGTCACGGCCAACGTCGCGCCGAAGCTATGCGCTGACTTCCAGAAGCTAATGGCCGACGGCGACTGGATGGCCGCGCGCGATCTGCACGACCGGCTGATGCCCTTGCACGAGGCCGTGTTCACCGAGCCGGGCCTTGTCGGCGCGAAATACGCGCTGTCGCTGCTGGGTCGCTGTCAGGACGAAGTGCGCCTGCCGCTGGTGCCGCTGACCGAGGGTACGCGCCTTGTAATGAAGTCCACGATGGAGCGTCTGGGCCTGATCGGCTAG